One segment of Coffea arabica cultivar ET-39 chromosome 7c, Coffea Arabica ET-39 HiFi, whole genome shotgun sequence DNA contains the following:
- the LOC113698961 gene encoding uncharacterized protein, with protein MSAPPSKRSHEEVGNGSGGVSGSHGLSSAPKFQHEDSGTFPGVMGRLESSTSGDFHSPYDIGQDARMPKLPRTESRDADRRSPLLPMYRVPSSSNDTHLDHPSGFESRLEFRDTKEGNKDPKFENRESKVEQRELHIGSRLDKDVKFDSRGDDNKATKHERETYPEHRADIKVDKESYGGASNHPNWKNSNEQHRGKRYPDASGGNVDPWQASRSSLHGPVEGVKESPNVEEREYGEAREAVGENKVDFKGENKLKERERKRKEVKQRDWGERDKERNDLRNALQLCSNSNSENKEPMREEREAERLDKERKDLLREKEKVKEREKDFMKKESGNGAEKESPHNDKEMVDVPSRAAELENPTSELKKQKDTDSWKNVDREPRERKKERDAEEEGERYDKRNKNHDKESDEVCGEAEGGAEREREVFNYGVQQRKRMLRPRGSPQRTHRDPRFRSRNQDNEGSQGKPDVSTIVYKVGESMQELTKVWKEYEASQADKMSESSSNGPTLDIRIPAEHVSAANRQVRGGQLWGTDIYTDDSDLVAVLMHTGYCRPTASPLEATIQELRVTIRVLPPQDCYLSMLRNNVRSRSWGAAIGCSYRVERCCVVKKGGAVFDVQPCLTHSSSMEPTLAPVAVERTMTTRAAASNALRQQRFVREVTVQFNLCGEPWLKYSISVVADKGLKKPLFTASRLKKGEVLYLETHSRRFELCFAGEKMVKATSVSQAQEAEADKSVTHSSHTSNGEKGLMDGENVVIDAFRWSRCKNLLRQTKMISIGIPLPLEHVEVLGDNLEWEDINWTSTGVVIAGKEYHLARAHFMSPN; from the exons ATGAGTGCTCCGCCTAGTAAAAGGTCGCATGAGGAGGTCGGAAATGGAAGTGGGGGTGTTAGTGGCAGTCATGGTCTTTCCTCTGCTCCAAAGTTCCAGCATGAGGATTCCGGCACATTCCCTGGTGTGATGGGTAGACTGGAGTCTTCAACCTCGGGTGATTTCCATAGTCCTTATGACATAGGGCAGGATGCTCGGATGCCAAAGCTACCGAGGACTGAATCTCGTGATGCAGATAGAAGATCACCTTTGCTTCCAATGTACCGAGTGCCATCATCTTCAAATGACACTCATTTGGATCACCCTTCAGGTTTTGAAAGCAGGTTGGAATTTCGAGATACCAAGGAAGGAAATAAGGACCCTAAGTTTGAGAACCGTGAAAGTAAGGTTGAACAAAGGGAGTTACATATAGGCAGTAGGCTTGATAAGGATGTGAAGTTTGACAGCAGAGGAGATGATAATAAAGCAACCAAGCATGAAAGGGAAACATATCCAGAACATAGAGCTGACATAAAGGTAGATAAGGAGTCTTATGGTGGGGCAAGCAACCATCCGAACTGGAAAAATTCAAATGAACAACACAGGGGAAAAAGGTATCCTGATGCCTCTGGAGGGAATGTGGATCCATGGCAAGCATCACGATCCAGTTTGCATGGCCCAGTTGAGGGTGTAAAGGAATCCCCAAATGTGGAGGAAAGGGAGTATGGTGAAGCACGTGAGGCTGTTGGAGAGAACAAGGTTGATTTTAAAGGGGAGAATAAattgaaagagagagaaaggaaaaggaaagaggtAAAACAAAGGGATTGGGGAGAAAGGGATAAAGAAAGAAATGACCTGCGAAACGCTTTGCAGTTGTGCAGCAATAGCAATAGTGAAAACAAGGAGCCAATGCGGGAAGAGAGAGAAGCTGAGAGGTTGGACAAGGAGAGGAAAGATCTTTTGAGAGAAAAGGAGAAagtaaaagaaagagaaaaggattTTATGAAAAAGGAATCAGGGAATGGAGCTGAAAAAGAAAGTCCTCACAATGATAAGGAAATGGTAGATGTCCCCAGCAGAGCTGCAGAGCTAGAGAATCCAACCTCAGaattaaagaaacaaaaggacaCTGATAGTTGGAAAAATGTTGACAGGGAGCCTagagagaggaaaaaggaaagagatGCAGAGGAGGAAGGTGAAAGATATGACAAACGCAATAAGAATCATGACAAGGAGTCAGATGAAGTATGTGGTGAAGCTGAAGGGGGTGCAGAAAGGGAGAGAGAAGTTTTTAATTATGGAGTTCAGCAGCGTAAGAGGATGCTTAGGCCAAGGGGCAGTCCTCAACGTACTCATCGTGATCCTCGTTTTAGGTCGCGCAATCAAGATAATGAAGG GTCTCAAG GTAAACCTGATGTGTCCACCATTGTTTATAAAGTTGGTGAATCCATGCAAGAGCTAACTAAAGTATGGAAAGAATATGAAGCATCTCAAGCAGATAAGATGTCTGAAAGTTCTTCAAATGGTCCTACTCTAGATATTCGGATACCAGCTGAGCATGTTTCTGCAGCAAACCGCCAG GTAAGAGGTGGCCAGCTGTGGGGGACAGACATATATACTGATGATTCGGATCTTGTTGCTG TTCTTATGCACACTGGCTATTGTCGTCCGACTGCATCACCCCTTGAAGCTACAATTCAGGAGTTACGTGTCACTATCAGAGTATTACCTCCACAAGACT GCTATCTTTCAATGCTGAGAAACAATGTTAGATCACGTTCTTGGGGAGCTGCCATTGGCTGCAGTTACCGTGTTGAGCGTTGTTGTGTCGTGAAG AAAGGAGGGGCAGTTTTTGATGTACAGCCATGTCTTACACATTCATCTTCTATGGAGCCTACTCTTGCCCCAGTTGCTGTTGAGCGCACCATGACTACCAGGGCTGCAGCTTCG aatGCACTACGACAACAAAGATTTGTACGAGAAGTGACTGTGCAATTCAACCTATGTGGTGAGCCTTG GCTTAAATACAGCATCAGTGTGGTTGCAGACAAGGGGCTTAAGAAACCCCTGTTTACAGCTTCGCGCTTGAAAAAGGGGGAAGTACTCTACTTGGAAACCCATAGCCGCAG GTTTGAGCTTTGCTTTGCTGGAGAGAAGATGGTAAAGGCTACATCAGTGTCTCAGGCCCAAGAAGCAGAAGCTGACAAATCTGTAACTCATAGCTCACATacttcaaatggtgaaaaaggCCTGATGGATGGAGAAAATGTTGTTATAGATGCCTTCCGATGGTCTCGTTGTAAGAATCTCCTTCGCCAAACAAAGATGATATCAATTGGGATCCCACTGCCCCTTGAGCATGTGGAG GTATTGGGAGACAATCTAGAATGGGAGGATATCAATTGGACGTCTACTGGTGTTGTGATTGCCGGGAAAGAATACCATCTTGCCCGGGCACATTTCATGTCTCCAAATTAG